In one Cyclopterus lumpus isolate fCycLum1 chromosome 24, fCycLum1.pri, whole genome shotgun sequence genomic region, the following are encoded:
- the si:dkey-177p2.18 gene encoding phospholipase B1, membrane-associated, with the protein MERLWIAVATCLLAPCSVKGNEWWWEYEEGIRHYSKEALHKEFPEKTRPVSFKHPVFQCPDMSPSPSVPSSVEFVKAADIKVIAALGDSLTTAIGANATTVLGIPIEFRHVSWSIGGYGSFQHVITLANIIKLFNPDLLGAAAGKTVHGMQAHISETGFNLAVTGHNTFNLPVQTRHLIDTLRGYEGLNFEQDWKLLTILMGMNDICDYCKDKALFSADNFIHYITVSLEMLMNEVPRMIVNIVQILPMQTLREVQKPTPGCLLQRSFCPCLIEPAAASPELQELVEVNLELQRRLESLLHSDRFFKDDFAVVLQPFLKHADPPRLPNGKIDMTFFTHDCFHFTIKGHEELAKGLWNNMFQPEGEKLVVSSFSDPISLICPPREHPYIFTRPIAAESGPPGAPSPAALFLLLLLLLLVG; encoded by the exons GAGTTTCCAGAGAAAACTCGACCGGTGAGCTTCAAGCATCCGGTGTTCCAATGCCCGGACATGAGCCCTTCGCCCTCTGTGCCCTCCTCAG ttgAATTTGTGAAGGCAGCAGATATCAAAGTCATCGCTGCTTTGGGGGATTCGCTGACG ACGGCCATCGGCGCCAACGCCACCACCGTCCTCGGGATTCCCATCGAGTTTCGCCACGTGTCGTGGAG CATCGGAGGCTACGGGTCATTTCAGCATGTCATTACTTTGGCAA ACATCATCAAGCTGTTCAATCCCGATCTGCTCGGCGCCGCCGCCGGCAAGACGGTCCACGGGATGCAGGCTCACATCAGCGAGACGGGCTTCAACCTGGCTGTGACTGGACACAACACCTT CAACCTCCCTGTCCAGACGAGACATTTGATCGACACACTGAGAGGTTACGAG GGTCTGAACTTTGAGCAAGACTGGAAGCTTTTGACCATTCTCATGGGCATGAATGACATCTGCGACTACTGCAAAGATAAG GCTCTCTTCTCAGCGGATAACTTCATTCACTACATCACCGTCTCCTTGGAGATGCTCATGAATGAG GTTCCTCGTATGATCGTTAACATCGTTCAGATACTTCCCATGCAGACTCTGAGGGAGGTGCAGAAGCCCACCCCGGGGTGCCTGCTCCAGAG GTCGTTCTGCCCGTGTCTTATCGAGCCAGCGGCCGCGTCTCCTGAGCTTCAAGAGCTGGTAGAAGTCAACCTGGAGTTGCAG AGGAGACTCGAGTCGCTGCTGCACAGCGACCGTTTCTTCAAGGACGACTTCGCCGTCGTCCTTCAGCCCTTTCTGAAACACGCCGACCCTCCGCGCCTCCCG AATGGGAAGATTGACATGACCTTCTTCACTCACGACTGCTTCCACTTCACCATCAAGGGGCACGAGGAGCTGGCCAAGGGACTGTGGAACAACATG TTTCAGCCTGAGGGTGAGAAGCTGGTTGTGAGCAGCTTCTCTGACCCCATCAGTCTCATCTGTCCACCCAGG GAACACCCGTACATCTTCACCCGGCCGATAGCAGCCGAGTCCGGTCCGCCTGGCGCTCCGTCTCCGGCGGCCctcttcctgctgctcctcctgctccttcttgtGGGATGA